A window of Castanea sativa cultivar Marrone di Chiusa Pesio chromosome 1, ASM4071231v1 contains these coding sequences:
- the LOC142622661 gene encoding protein DETOXIFICATION 51-like yields MKNSNNPISVTMKSEQKHFLTHLILEFIWLANPSKLDLAENPKADPEEKSQFALPTLSEIVTETKSLITLAFPIILTGLILYSRSILSMLFLGHLGDLELAAGSLAIAFANITGYSVLSGLALGMEPLCSQAFGANRPKLLSITLHRTVIFLLVSSIPISFLWFNMSKILLFLRQDPNITHMAHTYLIFSLPDLFTNSLIHPIRIYLRAQGITHPVTLATLAGTVFLLPMNFLLVSHYKLGVAGVAASSAFSNLFALLSVVLYVWAKGLHEPTWTAPSRECFKGWKPLARLAAPSCVSVCLEWWWYEIMIVLCGLLVNPKATVASMGVLIQTTAFIYVFPSSLSFAVSTRVGNELGGNRPYGAKLSAVVAVFIAAIMGVSAMVFATGVRYKWALMFSSEREILELTAAAMPILGLCELGNCPQTVGCGVLRGSARPTTAANVNLGAFYLVGMPVAVGLAFFFSVGFSGLWVGLLSAQVCCAGLMLYVVGTTDWELQARRAHCLTAADDALDHFRSDANALHVHQDQQLPLISIAVTSSL; encoded by the coding sequence ATGAAGAATTCAAACAACCCCATCTCTGTGACTATGAAATCAGAACAAAAGCATTTCCTAACCCACCTCATTTTGGAATTCATATGGCTGGCCAACCCTTCAAAACTTGACTTAGCTGAGAACCCAAAAGCAGACCCTGAAGAGAAATCACAGTTTGCTTTACCAACACTCTCTGAGATTGTCACTGAAACCAAATCACTCATCACCCTCGCCTTCCCTATTATTCTCACTGGCCTCATTCTCTACTCTCGCTCTATCCTCTCCATGCTCTTCCTTGGCCACCTCGGTGACCTCGAACTCGCCGCTGGCTCACTCGCCATAGCTTTCGCTAACATAACCGGCTATTCCGTACTATCAGGCTTAGCTCTAGGCATGGAACCCCTCTGTTCTCAAGCTTTCGGAGCTAACCGTCCAAAGCTTCTCTCTATAACCCTTCACCGCACAGTGATTTTCCTCTTAGTCTCTTCAATACCCATTTCATTTCTGTGGTTCAACATGTCAAAAATCCTTCTTTTTCTACGCCAAGACCCAAATATCACTCACATGGCACACACCTACCTCATCTTCTCTCTCCCTGACCTTTTTACAAACTCTTTGATTCACCCAATCCGCATTTACCTTCGAGCTCAAGGAATTACTCACCCAGTGACGTTAGCCACACTCGCTGGCACTGTTTTTCTCTTACCCATGAACTTTCTACTAGTTTCCCATTACAAACTCGGCGTGGCTGGCGTAGCGGCTTCCTCAGCTTTCTCCAACCTCTTCGCCCTCTTATCAGTTGTATTATATGTATGGGCCAAAGGGCTTCACGAGCCAACTTGGACAGCGCCGAGCCGAGAGTGTTTCAAAGGATGGAAGCCACTGGCTCGGCTAGCGGCGCCGAGCTGTGTCTCAGTTTGCTTAGAATGGTGGTGGTACGAGATCATGATCGTTTTGTGTGGGTTATTAGTGAACCCAAAAGCGACGGTGGCATCAATGGGGGTATTGATCCAAACGACGGCGTTTATATACGTTTTCCCATCATCGCTGAGTTTCGCGGTGTCGACAAGAGTGGGGAACGAGCTAGGCGGAAACAGACCGTACGGAGCGAAATTATCAGCAGTGGTGGCGGTATTTATAGCGGCGATAATGGGAGTATCAGCGATGGTATTTGCGACAGGGGTGAGGTATAAGTGGGCGTTGATGTTTAGCTCAGAGAGAGAGATCCTGGAGTTGACAGCAGCAGCTATGCCGATCCTAGGGCTGTGCGAGCTTGGGAATTGTCCTCAGACAGTGGGGTGTGGGGTCCTGAGAGGTAGTGCCAGACCCACCACTGCTGCTAATGTGAACCTGGGTGCTTTTTACCTGGTGGGTATGCCTGTTGCTGTTGGgcttgctttctttttctctgttgGCTTTTCTGGACTTTGGGTTGGGCTCTTGTCAGCCCAGGTTTGCTGCGCTGGCCTTATGTTGTATGTTGTGGGGACCACTGACTGGGAATTACAAGCTAGGCGGGCCCACTGCCTCACCGCCGCCGACGACGCTCTTGATCATTTTCGATCCGATGCCAATGCCCTTCATGTTCATCAAGACCAGCAACTGCCTTTGATTTCTATTGCTGTCACTTCCTCTTTGTGA